From Dasypus novemcinctus isolate mDasNov1 chromosome 19, mDasNov1.1.hap2, whole genome shotgun sequence, a single genomic window includes:
- the LOC101446133 gene encoding zinc finger protein 596, with protein MQSQELVTFKDVAVHFTKEEWDMLDTSQRKLFTDVMQENINHLFSVGSQVCKSDILSQLEEVCIEGIEFPQYQHPGRKGAFKAWEMIETILNHPICMKDISKTMLLRSHTQKNSFRSNSLQEDSSHTSIVMQQALTPTTKKPYFRKSLPTVFSDCFSFNHHKHIHSKSKSYACQQSAKTCVQPSGPRQYKGNHIGEKPHKCHVCGKAFSHSTALKHHGRIHTGEKPHECHLCGKAFSRKSSLKQHEITHTGKKPYKCHLCGKAFSQPSKLKVHARTHTGEKPHECHICGKAFSRNSSLKQHELTHTGEKPYECHLCGKAFSLYSRLKIHGRTHTGEKPHECHLCGKTFIQSSVLKIHERTHTGEKPYKCHDCGKSFGQSSSLKVHERTHTGEKPYECLHCGKAFIHSSSLKIHERTHTGEKPYECHLCGKAFIQSSVLKTHARTHTGEKPFECHLCGKAFSHSYTLKIHERTHTGVQPYECHLCGKAFSRCSKLKVHGRTHTGEKPH; from the exons ATGCAATCACAG GAATTAGTGACCTTCAAAGATGTGGCTGTACACTTCACCAAGGAAGAGTGGGATATGTTAGACACATCACAGAGAAAGCTGTTCACAGACGTGATGCAGGAAAATATAAATCACCTGTTCTCAGTGG GATCTCAAGTCTGCAAATCAGATATACTTTCTCAGTTGGAAGAAGTGTGCATAGAAGGAATAGAATTTCCTCAATACCAGCATCCAG GTAGGAAAGGTGCCTTTAAAGCATGGGAAATGATAGAAACGATATTGAATCATCCTATCTGTATGAAAGACATTTCAAAAACCATGTTATTG AGATCTCATACACAAAAGAATTCCTTCAGAAGTAATTCTTTGCAAGAAGATTCCTCTCACACATCCATAGTGATGCAACAAGCATTAACTCCCACGACAAAGAAACCCTATTTTAGAAAGTCTCTTCCAACAGTCTTCAgtgactgtttttcttttaatcatcATAAACATATTCACTctaaaagtaaatcatatgcatgTCAACAAAGTGCTAAAACCTGTGTGCAACCCTCTGGCCCCAGACAATACAAGGGAAATCACATTGGAGAGAAACCCCACAAATGTCatgtatgtgggaaagccttcagtcactCTACTGCCCTGAAACATCATgggagaattcacactggagagaaaccccatgaatgtcacctatgtgggaaagcattcagtcgaAAGTCTTCTCTTAAACAGCATGAGATTACTCACACTGGaaagaaaccctataaatgtcatttatgtgggaaagctttcagtcaaccATCTAAACTTAAAGTTCATgcaagaactcacactggagagaaaccccatgaatgtcacatatgtgggaaagcattcagtcgaAATTCTTCTCTTAAACAACATGAGCttactcacactggagagaaaccctatgaatgtcatttatgtgggaaagctttcagtctgtaTTCCAGACTTAAAATTCATgggagaactcacactggagagaaaccccatgaatgccatctttgtgggaaaaCCTTCATTCAGTCCTCTGTCCTTAaaatacatgagagaactcacactggagagaaaccctataaatgccATGATTGTGGGAAATCCTTCGGTCAGTCCTCTTCCCTTAAAGTACATGAGAGAAcccacactggagaaaaaccctatgaatgtcttcattgtgggaaagccttcattcattcctcttcccttaaaatacatgagagaactcacactggggagaaaccatatgaatgccatctttgtgggaaagccttcattcaatcCTCTGTCCTTAAAACACATGCgagaactcatactggagagaaaccttttgaatgccatctttgtgggaaagccttcagtcattCCTATACCCTTAaaatacatgagagaactcacactggagtgcaaccctatgaatgtcatttatgtgggaaagctttcagtcgaTGTTCTAAACTCAAAGTTCATgggagaactcacactggagagaaaccccattaA